ctggactcaGCCAGGTGCGCTGCCGCGGGCCGTGGGCCTCCGAGCAGGGCCCTAACTGCTGCGCCACACACCCAGCCCTGAACACTCTTAACGCTGTCACGAGACAGGGGCCGGccccgtggcgcagcaggtaaatccgcaacctgtgacgccggcatcctgtgtgagcgccggttcgagtcccggctgctccacttccagtccagctccctgctgtggcctggggaagcagcagaggatgcccaagtccctgggcccctgcactgcgtgggagacccagagaagctcctggcttcagtctggcccagcccaggctggggagtgaaccaaccggtggatggaagatttttctctttctctctctgtaactctgccttccaaatactaAAAAAACAGAGTAAATCTCTTGAAAACAAAGCCCAATCAAGTGCTCAGGCCACCCTAGAAAggtctcctcttcctttccacgTACATTCTGCTCCGGCCGCACCGCGTGGGCCGCAGCACGGGTCCGGCTTTGTGCGCAGCCAGCGCTGCCCCGACACCAGCCGCCTGCCCCTTCCCACGGCTGCGGGGCCCTGTGCACGTGGTCAGCCCGCAGCAGCCAGCTCCCCAGAGGCCTGCGCTGAGCACTGtcctgtggccctccccaggAGGTCCTGGATGCCTGCCACCTCAGGGCACGGCGCACGGCGGCCCCGGGGCACGGCCTGCTCGCTCACCCATGGACTGGAAGCCTCCGGACTTCTTCTTCCGCTGCTGGGCCCGCACCATCTGCCGGGTGTCCAGCTCCAGGTCCGGGGCGCACTCCGGGGCGGGGAAGGTGGGCAGGGCTCTGCCGGGCCCCAGCTGGGAAGGAGGAACAGCGACCGTCACCCCCAGACCGCGTGGCTGCCGTGCTCAGAGGCGCTCCTGGGACCGGCGGGCCAGGGCAGGCGCTCAGAGCGGGCGGGTCTCTGTCACCTGCCGGCGGTGAGACCCGCGCCTGGAGGAAGGCGACCGTGTGACAGCCTGGGCCTCGACGGGAGGGTCGAGGCTTCGGCGCCCGCACAGGCCTGGCAGCACCGCCGGCACCCTCTCACTATGGCTGCCTCTCGTTCAAGGCCGTCACGCAGAGCCAAGGATCTGAGGGGCACCAGGTTTCCCaagctgcccagcccctcccgccccacccacccacccatcacctGACCCTCCTCTCCTGGGCCCGGCCTCTCCCTGCACCCAGGACCCAGCTAGACCTAACCCGGATGCCTCCTCTGAGAGGCCTTCCTGGGTTGCGGGGCCGTGGTTCACCATCAGGGCGGGAATCACCCCGCTTCACCCCACAGCGGCTCCGCGAGGAGGGCGTGGGCGCTGTGTGTTACGGAGGCGGGAGCGGAAGTGACTCCGGAGGGCGCATCGCCAGCAGCGAGGGGGTCAGAGACTCGAGCTCCGGCTTCGGGATCCACATTCCTTCCCCCAGGACCCCTGACCCCCGCCACGACCCTCCGGGTCAGAGCCCAGCCCGCCTTGTGCAATGGGTGAGCTAAGAGGTGTTCATGTCTTATAGAGCTactcaaaaaaaggggggggggggaccagacACGGACGACAGTGACCTCACCTGGCCCCCGGCAGGGGGACgcacccaggcccagccccactgcctgaGCCAGGCCGCCTCCTCTCTGGGGCACCTGCGGCCACAGCCCCGCACAggctggaaactgaggcacggggcGGCACAAGGCTGGGCAGGACCCGACgccgggctgggctgaagcccacACTTACTGCCCCCGACCTCCATGTGCTGGTCCCTCCTCACCATCTCTGCTCTGGTGGGACCCCTGAGCgcctggcgctggccctgccagAGTGGGGAAGCCCCGCGGCGCGGCCCTGCCTCTTCCCCCAGGCACCCATGCCCCTGCCGGGCGGGCACAGCTCTCCGGCCCTCGGGGCTTCACACCTGCCAAACACCCGCCCACCCCCATTTGCGTGGATCTGTCACTCAACAGTGCAAAGGTCCCAGGCTTCGGACCCAGACCACCCGGGCTTGAATCTGCTGTTCCAGTCGTAAGCCGAGGTCATGCTCAGGTTTCGTAACCCCTCTCGGCCTCGATTTCCCCTCTGGGAAATGGGGGTTCCAGTACTTAGGGTTAACGTGAGGGAGCCCGGCACAAGCGTACAGGACCGACTGCTTAATTTAATGGTACTTTCTCAGGGACTTGGGGACGCCACTGGCTCAAACCACCCGCCCCTTCCTCCCCGAGACTCCCCAAACTCTCCCAAGTCGGGTGTCCGCACCCGCACTTTTCATTGGACGAGCGGGCACTCGGATACGCCCCCTGGCAGGAGGTAGCCAATGAGGGGAGCGCGACCAGAGCCAGCCGGAGGCCGGCAGGCCGGGTCCCTGGGAGCCGCCGGACCCGGGGGGCGACACGTGCCCGGGCTGGCCGAGCCCACTCCCCAGCTCGGGGAACCGAGCCGCGGGGTGCTGCCCGGAGCCCGGGCCCCGCCGTTGTGTCCCACCTCGCGCTCCCACCTTACGGGCCCGGGCGTCATCTTCCGCCTGGATCTCAAACTCGCCGTCCTCCGAGTCGCTGTCGCGGGCCTGGGAGGCCGCGTCTCGGCGCTTCCGGagccccttcttcttcctccactGCGCCATGGCGGGTCGCGACCGAGGTCCGGCCGCCGTGCGCCTGCCGGCCGCCATGCGGGACCCAGCTCCCGGAACCCGGAAGTGGGCGGAGTCTGTGGAACGAACCAACTGcgcagccggggtgggggtgcgcCGCGGCCACGGGCCACGGAGCCACGCAGCCTCGGACGCGCGCGCCGCCCGCCAGCGGCCGCCGGAGGCCTAGGCCACCCGCGCCCGCCCGCTCCCGGCCGGTGCGACGTGCCCAGCTCCCGCGCTTcggggagaggggagcaggggagcgcGGCTCCTCCCGGGCCGCTGATGGGCCGGGCCACGGAGAGCGCGCCGTGGCTGCTGCGCGTGCCCCGGGCTGCTCGCTAGGCCGCTGCTGCCCGGGGTCGCCGCGGTGGGGTCCTGGGCCCGGGGGACCCCTGGGATGCGCCGAGCGCCGCCGGGGACCCGCCGCAGAGTCCGGGCCCTGGAGCGAGGGCGGTGTTGCGCCGCCCGCGGGCCGGGGAGCTCAGGTGCGGGGACCTGCGGCGTCGGTTCGTGGGCTGTGAGTCTGCTGGCCAAGCGCACGGTCCTCGGGTTCGCCTCTGCTTCCCCCGCTTCAGCTTTCTAGGTGCGGCCTGCGCGCGGCGCTTCTTCTAAAGCCTCGGTTTTGTGATCCTGCAGATGGGCGCGTCCGGAGCTACTTCGCGGCGCTTTGGCGAGGATTAACTGGGACTATGCCTGCCAAGCTGCTGGCGCGAGGTAGGCGTGGGGTCGGGTGGACGGCTGCCCGTCTCCCCTCCGTACCCCCGGCCCGCCCGTGTCTGCTGAGCGCATCCTGTTTCCGGAAGTGCCCGTCTGTTTATTCGCTACACCTTGGACAGCGGCACCCCTTTCCCCAGCGTGACAACCGAAAACAAACGAAACGCCCCCGGGCTGGCACGCCCCTCGGGCCGCGCGGTccgggcagagccaggccttcTGGCCTTGTCCGGGAGCCCTGCTGTTGGCTCAGCTCGGCCTCCCTGACCCCCTCTCGCGCAGGGAGccctggaggcggggcctggcACACCTGCCGTCGCCCGGGACTGTGGCCAGCATGAAGCCCCCGGAGGAGCTGGCCGCCGGCGGGATGCAGACCCTCCGCCCTCAGCGCCGAGGCCGGCTCAGGGCCAGGCCGTCCTATGTGGATGAGACGCTGTTTGGCAGGCCTGCGGGCACCCAGCTTCGCCCACCAGATTTTGACCCACCCTGGGTGGTGAAGGAGAAGGCCGGCCCAGCCAGAGGAGTGGGCGCGGCAGCCCAGGGGAGCTGTGAGACCACCGCGGCCAAGGGCGCTGCCTCCACCCTCACGCCCAAGAAGAAGAATAAATacaggtgaggggctggggagacGCACCTGTGTTCCTGTTGCAGCCCGACCTTGACCTCGCCGCGCTCCGTGCGGAAGACAGGACCAGGGATCCTCCCTGGTAGGACTGGTGAGGGGGGACAGATGAGTGGGGGGCACAGGAACCCAACACTGGACAAGGCAGCAGCCATGCCCGGGGGCAGGAGGTGAGGTCCCAAGCCCCCAGTGCAGACGGGGTGCGAGGCCCGGGGGTGGGGTCTCTGGGACAACCGAGATTTGCGATGGACCCACGGAGCCGTGAGCGCGTGGGCGGCCCGGATTTCAGCAGGTGGTTTTGAAAGTGGGTCTTGCTGCGTTTTCGCGGGCAGTTTCAAAAACCGGAAGTTGCTGAGAGGTCGTTGTCTAATTCCGTTCCCGGGATTATTTCTGATCTGAGTCTGGAGGGAGGTGTCTGGTCTTGAGccacaggttttttgtttgtttgtttgtttttgtttttgtttttgtttttaattgtcacCGGGGGTTTGAACAAAAACTCAGCAGGCTGATAGGTTGGTGAGTGCAGACTGCCATAACCAAACGCCACAGCTTTACGCGGTCCAGGCTCGGTCCAGGTTCGGGGCAGGCTGGATCCAGGCTCAGTCCAGGCTCGGTCCAGGTTCGGGGCAGCACAGCTGTGGGGGCTGTGAGTCCAAAGCCGGGGTGCTGGCAGCCTTGCTCAGCCTTGCTTTCTCCCGGGCCTTAGCTCTGGGCTTGCACATCCAAGCGTGATGGCCCTGGCGGGGAGGTGACGGCCACCCCCCTGCTCACTCGCAGGTGGGGCACAGACACCTTGGGACCATCAGACACAGGCGTCAAAACCGGGTGGCCAAAGGCCGTCCTCCCAAAGACGCGCAGTGCGCGACGGGAGCACTTTCAGTCCTGGCCAGAACTCACCAGGCCTGGCCTGGCGCCCTGTAGCTGGGCTCTGACTATTTGCTGGattaatgataataaaaactTCATAATTGCCGAAAGATTCTCATTAAAGATGAGAGCCTGCTGAAGCTCAGGCCGTCACGCGGATCCTTGGTTGACTCCGGTCTCTGCCGCGGTCTTGCCGTGGGGCCCGCGTCTCCTGCCCTGTACTACGGGGCCCATTTGGATGTGCACGTCCTGAGAAATGGTGCGGTAAGGCAGGTGACGCGCCGAGGCCCGGGACTGTGGAAGTGCACACACTGCACATTTAAAAAGCtcctctgggggaggggcccggccGGCTTCGTCATGGGCTCAAGCTGCTGCGCGGGGCCGCGGGACGGCAGAGGGGTTAGCGGACAAGGCCTCCAGGAGCAGCAGGAAACCATAAAGACTATGGTTAGATTGATGGGGACTCTCggttgcaagtgacagaaaaaaCTGGCTTGAGCAGCAAAAGGGCATTTGGGGCTCAAACTGCCGCTGGGGCTGTCGGTGCCGCCTCCCCCTGCATCTCCCAGGTCCCCGGGACAGGCGAGATGGCCACAGACTGTCAGCTTAGCACAGGGCAACTCTGGGTGGCAGCCTGGGACAGACCTAGGTCATGTGGCCTCCTCTGGACCAATCAGTGTGGCCAGGGGGATGGAATATGCAAATTGGCAGGGCATGGGGGTCAGGATGCAGGGGGCCGGGGCGGttcttggggaagcagcaggagcgAGGGGTCCCCAGGAACCTGAGAGGCCTGGGTGTCCCTGTGGGCGCCgggttgggtggcaggggcccctcgGGACACAGTGCCGCCCCCTGCCTTTCTCTCCCCTCGGCCAGGCTGCTCAGCCACACCCCGTCTCACTGCGACGAGTCACTCTTTGGCCGGCGATGTgaaggcagcagctgggaggCCCCGTGGACAGAGAAGGGGAACACCGCGAAACTCCACGCGCTCCTCTGGACGCCGCCACCGACCCCCAGGGGCAGCCAGTCACCCCGCCCC
The sequence above is drawn from the Oryctolagus cuniculus chromosome 21, mOryCun1.1, whole genome shotgun sequence genome and encodes:
- the RITA1 gene encoding RBPJ-interacting and tubulin-associated protein 1; the encoded protein is MKPPEELAAGGMQTLRPQRRGRLRARPSYVDETLFGRPAGTQLRPPDFDPPWVVKEKAGPARGVGAAAQGSCETTAAKGAASTLTPKKKNKYRLLSHTPSHCDESLFGRRCEGSSWEAPWTEKGNTAKLHALLWTPPPTPRGSQSPRPRETPLRAVHPAAAPETKPREVADSRRRSLGGEGSPRPPGRARSQSLTLLSVPSPGPPTTRAPPTREPRDPRPPASGVTFRSPLVTPRALSVSVSVPATPRRGAETQKPKPPWR